The following nucleotide sequence is from Streptomyces caniferus.
GGATCACCTGCAGCACGCCGTTGATGATCTGCTGCACCGCGAGGGCGGAGAGCATCATGCCCGCCAGCCGGGTCACCAGGACCACTCCGCCGTCCTTGATCACGCGGATGATCACCAGCGAGAACCGCATCACCAGGTAGAGCACCACATGGATCGCCGCGATCGCCGTCCAGACGGAGAGCTGGGCGGCGAAGCCGTGCGCGTGCTGCACCGCGAGGATCACCGACACGATCGCGCCGGGCCCGGCCAGCAGCGGCATGCCCAGCGGCACCAGCGCCACATTGACGTCCTTGGTCTGGGTCGGCTCCTCCGACTTCCCGGTCAGCAGATCCAGCGCGACCAGCAGGAGCAGCAGCCCACCCGCGATCATCAGCGCGGGCGTCGAGATGTGCAGCCGCCCCAGGATCTGCCGGCCGAAGAGGCCGAAGACGGCGATGACGCAGAAGGCGACGGTGGCCGCCTGCCAGGCCATCCGGCGCTGCACCTTGGCGGGCCGGCCGGAGGTCAGGCCCAGGAAGATCGGGGTGATCCCCGGCGGATCCATGATCACGAAGAGGGTGACGAAGAGCGTACTGAAGACAGCGATGTCGAACACGGTGAAGGCCTTGCGAGAGGTGGTACGGGACGGACGCTCACGGGCGGCGCGCGGGAGCGGACCCGTGTGAGGAGGCAGGAACGGAGGGGGGAGAGGGCGGGCGGCGGCGGACGCACGGCGGTACCCGCACCGCTCGGACGGCGCCGGGCAGGTGTCGGTGAAGGTCCGGGGGAACGGGGCGCGCGCCGCAGCCGGCGGCCGCGGTGGGCTCAGCCGCCCGTGCCGGGAACGGGGAAGGCGCCGGTCGCGCGGCGGACGATCTCGCCGTAGACCTCGGGGTCGGTGGTGTATTCGCCCAGCCGGCAGGTCTTGCGGCTGCCGTGGTAGTCGCTGGAGCCGCAGGCCAGCAGGCCGAGGTCGGCGGAGAGGCCGCGCAGCCGCGCGCGGGTCGGCGCGTCGTGGTCCATGTGGTCGACCTCGATGCCGTCGAGGCCGGCCGCGGCGAGTTCGGCGATCGCGCTCTCCGGTACGCAGGAGCCGCGCTTGACGGCCAGCGGATGCGCGAAGACGGTGACCCCGCCGGCGGCCTTGACCAGCCGGATCGCGTCGAACGGGTCGAGCTCGTGCTTCTGCACGTACGCCCTGCCGTCGTTCGCGAGCCACTCGGAGGTGAAGGCGTCCGAGACGGAGCCGACCACGCCCAGGTCGACGAGGGCGGTGGCGATGTGCGGCCGTCCCACGGCGCCGTCGCCGGCGATCCGGGCGACCTGCTCCCAGGTGACCGGCACACCGAGCTCACGCAGCTTGGCGACCATGCCCTGGGCCCGCGGCACCCGGTCGTCCCGCACCAGCTCCCGCTCGCCGGCGAGTTCCGGCTCCTCGGGATCGAAGAGGTAGGCGAGCATGTGGAGGCTCACGCCGTCGAGCCGGCAGGAGAGTTCGGCGCCGGTGACCAGCGTCAGCCCCGCGGGCAGCGCGGCCCGCGCCTCGGCGTGGCCGCCGACGGTGTCGTGGTCGGTCAGCGCGACGACGTCCAGACCCGCGGCCGCGGCGTTCCGCACCAGCTCCGCGGGGGTGTCCGTACCGTCGGACGCCGTGGAGTGGGTGTGCAGATCGATGCGCACGACGCGGACTCCAGACTCCTGCGGGACGGATACGGGACGGGGCCCGGCAGGCGCGCCGGGGGGAGGTACACCGTAGGGGGACCTCAGAAGGATACCGGGCGGCCGGTGGCGCCCGAGGCCCGCCGGACGGTGAGCGACGCCACCCCGGCTGCTCGCCCCGGCCGCTCCCCCGGCCTCCCGCGACCGGCCCTCAGCCCAGGATGCGCGGGGAGATGGCCCCGCACGGCAGCAGGTCCACCTCGGCACCCGCCTCGCGCAGATCCGTCAGTACCAGCTCGTCGTACAGCAGCAGCCCCGACTGCTCCGGCCAGGCGATCGCCCAGAGCCACAGCCCGCGCGCCTCGCCCGCGAAGACCGCACGGTCCGGGGGCGCACCGTCGACGTGCCACAGCGCGGTCGGGCGTCCGGCGGCGAGCACCTTGGCGTGCGGCGGTTTGTCCACGCACATGTGGGAGCCGGGGTCGGGGCCGTCGATGCCGGCGTAGCGCGCGCCGAGGCCGACGCCCAGCTCCTCGGCGATCAGCAGCAGTTCGCCCGGTCCGCCGAGCGGCCCGGGGCCCGTGCAGGCCACCGCGGTCGCGCGGCCGCCGCTGCGGTCGTCCCCGGCGCAGGCCACGCCGGTGAACAGCCAGCCGACCGGCAGCGGCCAGGGCATCCATACGGGCACCTGTGCGCGGTGCACGACGACGCCGAGCGCCTCGACGCTCGGCGGGACGACGGGCTGGAGTGGGTGCACGGTGCCGTGCAGCGCGCACTGCCAGGTGTCGGAGAAGAGACCGGGCGCCCTTACCCGGCCTCCGCACTTCGGGCAACTGGGTTCGCCCCTCATAGGCATCCACGGTCCTCCAGCCCCGCCGCCGCGTCAAGGACGATCACCCGACCGGTGTGCCCCGAATCACGTACGCCGCAGCGCAATTGGCCGCTTTCCGTGGCCTGCGGGCGCCGGCCGAGGAAGTAGTTGCTACTTGCACTCTTTAGCTTGTCTAACGCTGGTCGGGGCGGTGCTCGGCGACATGAAGTGGCGCTACCCGTTCTTCGGCACTGCCGCCCTGATGACCATCGGCTTCCTCGCCATCACGGCCTTCCTCGAGGAGCAGCCCCGGCCCGCCCGGCAGGCCACCGCCCCTCATCGAGCCGCTTCGCCGCACCCCGGCCGCATCTCGCTCCTCGACCCGGTCAAGGCGCTCGGCCACGGGGCCCTGGCCTCCGTCGCCGCCTCCGCGTTCTTCTACAACTACGCGTTCTTCACGGTGCTGGCCTTCACCCCGTTCGTGCTCGACATGTCGCCGTACACATCCGGCGCTGTCTTCTTCGCCTGGGGTGTGCTGCTCGCGGTGTTCTCGGTGCTCGTGGCGCCCCGGCTGCAGCACCGCCTCGGCTCGCTGAAGGTGCTGGGCGGCTCACTGCTGCTGCTCGCCGCCGACCTGCTCGTACTGGGCTACGGCGACCACACCACCGCCGTCGTCTGCACGGTCCTCTCCGGTGCCTTCATCGGCCTGAACAACACCGTCTTCACCGAACTGGCCCTGGGCGTCTCGGACGCGCCGCGCCCGGTGGCGAGCGCCGGCTACAACTTCGTGCGGTGGTTCGCGGCGGCGGCCGCACCGTTCCTCGCGCCCAAGATCGAGGAGTGGACCGACAGCCACCTGCCCTTCGTGGTCGCGGCCGCCGCCGCGGTGACCGGCGCCGGCATCGTCGCCGTCCGGCGCCGCGCGCTGACCACCGGGGCCGAGGTGCCGCAGCCGCGGCCCGCCAGGGAGGACGGGGTCGCGGCCTTCGCCGACTGAAGCGGCCGGGCGCGGCGCGCACGCCCCTCGGCCCGCCCGCGCACCGAAACTGACGCCCCGTCCGCCCCCTCTCCGGAGGGCGGACGGGACGTGCGCCGTCGTACTGCCGCGCGGCTCAGTCGAGCGGTACGCCCGTACGCAGCGGGTCACGCAGATCCGTACCGTGCTCCAGCCACCGCTTCTCCAGGGCCTCGGCCCCGTGCACCCGCTTCCAGGCCGCCTCGTTGGGCGTCATCGGCAGCAGCGGCAGGAAGCGGACCGGCTCCCTCGGCTCATCGAGTTCGAGATCCTCGACCAGCCCCCCGGGCGAGGCGACCAGGACCGAGGTGAAAGCCGCCCCCGGCCACAGCGGCTCCCCCACGTCCAGCGAGGCCCCGGGGGCCACGACCACCCCTTCGACCTGCGGCGACGCGGCGAGTACGGCGAGCGGCCGGAGCACCTTGTCGCTCTCCACCCGGCCGGCGCGTACGGACAGCAGGAGTTCGGCACGCGGGCCGCGCAGCGGATCGGCCAGCACCGCGGTGGGATCGGCCATGGGCTGCGCGGACATCCCGAGCGTGGCGTAACGCACCACCCCGTTGTCCACGAAGCGGAGGACCTCGATACGGTCGGTGCCGAGGAACGTGACGGCAGCGCGCGCGTCCGGCTCGCCCAGGGTCGTCCGCAACCGGGCCTCGACCAGCTCAAGAACGTCAGACATGCCGTGAGCATAGGCCGGGCCCTTCGCCCGGCCATCACCGCTCCACGAGCGGCTCCACAGCGCCCCCGTTCTTCGTATCGAACGGGCAAAGCGGCGCCGTAACACTTCAGGCGGCTGATAGCCTTGCCGTCTGGTCAGGGAATGACGTCGTCCCCCAACGGGGACCGGCCGGAGGAGGTGGGGCTGCGGTGGATCCGAGTCGACCGTGCAGTACCGATAGTTCTCCTGTCATCCCCTACGCGCAGCGAATCTCC
It contains:
- a CDS encoding MarC family protein; this encodes MFDIAVFSTLFVTLFVIMDPPGITPIFLGLTSGRPAKVQRRMAWQAATVAFCVIAVFGLFGRQILGRLHISTPALMIAGGLLLLLVALDLLTGKSEEPTQTKDVNVALVPLGMPLLAGPGAIVSVILAVQHAHGFAAQLSVWTAIAAIHVVLYLVMRFSLVIIRVIKDGGVVLVTRLAGMMLSALAVQQIINGVLQVIQGA
- a CDS encoding PHP domain-containing protein: MRIDLHTHSTASDGTDTPAELVRNAAAAGLDVVALTDHDTVGGHAEARAALPAGLTLVTGAELSCRLDGVSLHMLAYLFDPEEPELAGERELVRDDRVPRAQGMVAKLRELGVPVTWEQVARIAGDGAVGRPHIATALVDLGVVGSVSDAFTSEWLANDGRAYVQKHELDPFDAIRLVKAAGGVTVFAHPLAVKRGSCVPESAIAELAAAGLDGIEVDHMDHDAPTRARLRGLSADLGLLACGSSDYHGSRKTCRLGEYTTDPEVYGEIVRRATGAFPVPGTGG
- a CDS encoding DUF6758 family protein produces the protein MRGEPSCPKCGGRVRAPGLFSDTWQCALHGTVHPLQPVVPPSVEALGVVVHRAQVPVWMPWPLPVGWLFTGVACAGDDRSGGRATAVACTGPGPLGGPGELLLIAEELGVGLGARYAGIDGPDPGSHMCVDKPPHAKVLAAGRPTALWHVDGAPPDRAVFAGEARGLWLWAIAWPEQSGLLLYDELVLTDLREAGAEVDLLPCGAISPRILG
- a CDS encoding suppressor of fused domain protein, which gives rise to MSDVLELVEARLRTTLGEPDARAAVTFLGTDRIEVLRFVDNGVVRYATLGMSAQPMADPTAVLADPLRGPRAELLLSVRAGRVESDKVLRPLAVLAASPQVEGVVVAPGASLDVGEPLWPGAAFTSVLVASPGGLVEDLELDEPREPVRFLPLLPMTPNEAAWKRVHGAEALEKRWLEHGTDLRDPLRTGVPLD